A single genomic interval of Zobellia nedashkovskayae harbors:
- the trmB gene encoding tRNA (guanosine(46)-N7)-methyltransferase TrmB, with protein sequence MGSKNKLKRFKENESFSNVIQPKREDVKQGFEQKGKWKDFFGNNNPIVLELGCGKGEYTIGLAKQDPNKNFIGIDIKGARLWRGAKTALEDNLKNVAFLRTQIELVDELFDENEISEIWITFPDPQIKYQRTKHRMTNENFLNKYKKVLHPDGLMHLKTDSEFMHGYTLGLLQGLGLEINYANHDVYKNEGSPKEVLELQTFYEKQYLERGKPITYIQFKVN encoded by the coding sequence TTGGGAAGCAAAAACAAACTAAAGCGGTTTAAAGAAAACGAATCTTTTTCTAATGTCATCCAACCTAAACGGGAAGACGTAAAACAAGGGTTTGAGCAAAAAGGTAAGTGGAAAGACTTTTTTGGCAACAACAATCCTATTGTCTTAGAACTAGGATGTGGAAAAGGAGAATATACCATTGGCCTTGCTAAACAAGACCCAAATAAAAATTTTATAGGTATTGATATTAAAGGGGCTCGTTTATGGAGAGGTGCAAAAACCGCTTTAGAGGATAACCTTAAAAATGTGGCTTTTCTAAGAACACAAATTGAACTGGTAGATGAACTTTTTGATGAAAATGAGATTTCAGAAATCTGGATTACCTTTCCTGACCCACAAATAAAGTATCAGCGTACAAAACACCGAATGACTAACGAAAACTTCTTAAATAAGTACAAGAAAGTTTTACACCCTGATGGTCTTATGCACCTAAAAACAGATAGCGAGTTTATGCACGGCTATACTTTAGGGCTTTTACAAGGGTTAGGTTTGGAAATAAATTATGCCAACCACGATGTATATAAAAACGAAGGCAGTCCCAAGGAAGTATTAGAACTTCAGACTTTCTACGAAAAACAGTATCTTGAAAGAGGTAAGCCCATTACCTATATCCAATTCAAGGTTAACTAA
- a CDS encoding sensor histidine kinase → MAAAKLRRSYRFALRSSLMVTAVFISLLVLFLYLFGKLDWTVIIISVLVLFPIAFIVTQIRIEKFIYRRIKKIYDDVAMLETSSLNAGPITTDMKTLTEEIGKFAKDKRVEIDTLKIREEYRKDFLGNVSHELKTPLFTVQGYIETLLDGAMDDKNVRRKYLQRASKGVDRLIYIVKDLDLITKLEVGDLNLKRESFDIIELIQNVFDLLEMKSAKKKIILTFDMEYVEPIMVNADKEKIQQVLTNFLVNSIKYGHTNGTTEVSVENLIKNKVIVRVTDNGEGIPKQHIPRLFERFYRVDKSGSRSEGGSGLGLAIVKHIVEAHGEKIYVESEIGVGSEFSFTLEKAETKNSVKTLSEI, encoded by the coding sequence ATGGCTGCTGCTAAGCTAAGAAGGTCATATCGCTTTGCGTTAAGGTCTTCCTTAATGGTAACCGCTGTATTTATTTCGCTTTTGGTATTGTTCTTATACCTTTTTGGCAAACTAGACTGGACGGTTATAATAATTTCCGTACTGGTGTTGTTTCCTATTGCATTTATAGTAACCCAAATACGAATAGAAAAGTTCATCTATCGCCGTATAAAGAAAATTTACGATGATGTTGCTATGCTAGAGACATCATCACTTAACGCTGGGCCTATTACCACGGACATGAAAACCCTAACGGAAGAAATAGGGAAATTCGCAAAAGATAAACGTGTAGAAATAGACACCCTAAAGATCAGGGAAGAATACCGAAAAGACTTTCTAGGTAACGTATCTCACGAGCTTAAAACGCCACTTTTTACTGTACAGGGTTACATAGAAACGTTGTTAGACGGAGCTATGGACGACAAAAATGTACGCCGAAAGTATTTACAACGTGCTAGCAAAGGTGTAGACCGCCTTATTTACATTGTTAAAGATCTTGACCTCATCACTAAATTAGAAGTAGGCGACCTGAATCTAAAAAGAGAGTCTTTTGACATTATTGAACTTATTCAAAATGTCTTTGATCTTTTGGAAATGAAATCGGCTAAAAAGAAAATCATACTTACTTTTGACATGGAGTATGTAGAGCCAATTATGGTAAATGCCGATAAAGAAAAAATACAACAGGTATTGACTAACTTTCTCGTGAACTCTATAAAATACGGACATACCAACGGTACTACCGAGGTAAGCGTAGAAAACCTGATTAAGAATAAGGTTATTGTACGAGTTACCGATAATGGCGAAGGAATCCCTAAGCAACATATACCAAGACTGTTCGAACGTTTTTACAGAGTAGATAAAAGTGGTAGCCGTAGCGAAGGTGGTTCTGGTCTTGGCCTTGCCATTGTAAAGCATATTGTTGAAGCCCATGGCGAAAAGATATATGTAGAAAGCGAAATAGGCGTGGGTTCTGAATTTTCCTTTACTTTAGAAAAAGCAGAAACCAAAAATTCTGTCAAAACCTTATCTGAAATTTAA
- a CDS encoding response regulator transcription factor, translating into MKKKDIKILLVDDEPDILEIVGYNLTNEGYQVFTAKNGVEGVAMAKKKQPHLIILDVMMPEMDGIEACETIRSTAGLENSIITFLTARGEDYSQVAGFDAGADDYITKPIRPKVLVSKVKALLRRLKEDNAQQEDIVQVGNIVINREEYKIVNDGVEIVLPRKEFELLSLLTSKPSKVFKREVILDRVWGNEVVVGGRTIDVHIRKLREKIGEEHFKTVKGVGYKFVL; encoded by the coding sequence ATGAAAAAGAAAGACATTAAGATATTACTTGTTGACGATGAGCCAGATATACTAGAAATAGTGGGCTACAATCTTACTAACGAGGGCTACCAGGTCTTTACCGCTAAGAACGGAGTTGAGGGTGTTGCCATGGCAAAGAAAAAGCAGCCACACCTAATTATCTTGGATGTAATGATGCCTGAGATGGATGGTATAGAAGCTTGTGAAACTATTCGTAGCACAGCGGGTCTTGAAAATTCTATCATTACCTTCCTTACCGCTCGTGGTGAAGATTATTCCCAAGTGGCCGGTTTTGATGCAGGTGCCGATGATTATATTACAAAACCGATCAGACCAAAAGTTTTGGTAAGTAAGGTGAAAGCCCTATTAAGAAGGTTAAAAGAAGATAACGCCCAACAAGAAGACATTGTACAGGTTGGTAATATCGTTATCAATAGAGAAGAGTACAAAATTGTAAATGACGGGGTAGAGATTGTTTTACCAAGAAAGGAGTTTGAACTTCTGTCTCTACTCACTTCAAAACCAAGCAAGGTATTTAAGAGGGAAGTTATTCTAGATAGAGTTTGGGGTAATGAGGTAGTTGTTGGTGGTCGTACCATTGATGTTCACATTAGAAAACTACGCGAAAAAATTGGCGAAGAGCATTTTAAGACCGTAAAAGGGGTTGGGTATAAGTTCGTTCTTTAA
- a CDS encoding TonB-dependent receptor, whose protein sequence is MRLIYSIALLFFSFQLSAQDTGSIVGTLTDKELNDDPLPFANVVIKGTTIGTTSDFDGLYEIAGLEPGTYIVSYSYLGYETVDIPDVIVEAGKVTTINVPMSASEGVSLDEVVVTTTARKDSETALLLDQKKATEIKESIGAIELAKIGVSDAATATTKISGVTTSEASGDVFVRGLGDRYLSTTLNGLPIPSDDIDKKNINLSLFPTRVLQNVSISKTFAVDGSADEASGAVNITSRELAGSSELAIGVSGGLNSNVSKSGVYDNFKVSPNSKNTDFGFYDQNLSTQELITGQGWNTLQQENPMDYSMSIAAGKKFADKLSVFLSASHSRSFEHREGLFRQYRSNFIDDTITDATTFRKKIVNTGLLDITYLANEKNKIKSSTFFVNKLDESVFEGGRNGEATIFEETAESEGLFQFIRDQNTKQTRLFVTQLIGRHQLGEKNTLHWAGGYNFLKADEPNRIRNEVNFDPDGTFVQLGRNGGFQQRKSSQNIEDIEYSGYIKDELKIIDEETRTFKMNFGVSYRNKERDFSSEFVGVEEQSTNTINPPSIDNLGSIFRQSNFDAGLLEINLLGSNANGERKDLYLGTLDSKAAFFAFNVGLDKWNFDAGIRYQNDEINVTYDIGNLSPRTGESNQDYSNFYPSLNIKYTLNELHALRLAVSRTITLPEFKEIAPFSYVSPTGQISRGNPDLIASKDINLDLKWEYFPSAGQLVSVAAFYKDISDPINRVRETGSAGIFSYFNSGEKAEIFGLEAETKLDLVKPIFNDDDGSESGYDLNMVLNVTRMWHQQDLKEIYNENGTLVRSFQYKGITESDLQGASDWIFNTSLNFEAATENPFAASLTANYASDKIYSLGVPTDQTNRDIFYDDAVVEKGFVVLNALISKEIGEHLKISLTGQNLLNPKIEQTQLVRNPVTEIETEQTVLSYTTGMDISLGLSYKF, encoded by the coding sequence ATGAGACTAATATATTCTATTGCCCTTTTGTTTTTTTCTTTTCAACTCAGCGCCCAAGATACGGGAAGCATAGTAGGTACACTTACAGACAAAGAGTTGAATGATGATCCCCTGCCTTTTGCCAATGTAGTCATTAAAGGTACAACTATTGGAACTACTTCTGATTTTGATGGACTTTATGAAATTGCCGGACTTGAGCCAGGCACTTATATAGTATCCTATAGTTATTTAGGATATGAGACGGTAGATATTCCTGATGTAATAGTTGAAGCGGGAAAAGTAACGACTATTAACGTACCTATGAGCGCCTCGGAAGGTGTTTCTCTAGATGAAGTTGTGGTTACCACTACTGCTCGTAAAGATTCTGAAACAGCTCTTTTGCTTGATCAAAAGAAAGCGACAGAGATAAAAGAAAGTATAGGAGCTATTGAGCTTGCTAAAATTGGGGTGTCCGATGCTGCCACTGCTACTACCAAAATATCTGGTGTTACCACTAGTGAAGCTTCTGGAGATGTATTCGTAAGAGGTTTAGGTGATAGATACCTTTCTACAACCTTAAACGGTCTGCCAATTCCTTCTGATGATATTGATAAGAAGAACATTAATCTTTCACTTTTTCCAACACGTGTTCTTCAGAATGTAAGTATCAGTAAAACCTTTGCTGTTGATGGTTCTGCAGATGAGGCTTCTGGTGCGGTTAATATTACTTCTAGAGAGCTTGCAGGTTCAAGTGAACTTGCAATTGGTGTTTCAGGAGGGCTTAACTCAAATGTATCAAAAAGCGGAGTCTACGATAACTTTAAAGTATCACCAAATTCAAAAAATACGGATTTTGGGTTTTACGATCAAAACCTTAGCACTCAAGAGTTAATAACTGGTCAGGGTTGGAACACATTGCAACAGGAGAACCCAATGGACTATTCCATGTCTATTGCAGCCGGTAAAAAATTTGCAGATAAACTTTCTGTTTTTCTTAGTGCATCACATTCCCGTTCTTTTGAACATAGAGAAGGTTTGTTTAGACAGTATCGTTCAAACTTTATTGATGACACGATTACGGATGCAACTACTTTCCGTAAGAAAATCGTGAACACGGGTCTTTTAGATATTACCTATTTGGCCAATGAGAAAAACAAAATTAAGTCCAGTACTTTTTTCGTAAACAAATTAGATGAGTCTGTCTTTGAAGGAGGCCGTAATGGTGAGGCTACTATTTTTGAAGAAACTGCAGAATCTGAAGGATTGTTTCAGTTCATAAGAGATCAGAACACTAAACAAACAAGATTATTTGTGACCCAATTAATAGGTAGACACCAACTTGGGGAGAAGAATACATTGCATTGGGCAGGTGGTTACAACTTCTTAAAAGCAGATGAACCTAACCGTATTCGTAACGAAGTAAACTTTGATCCAGACGGTACTTTTGTGCAATTGGGTAGAAACGGAGGTTTCCAACAGCGTAAATCTAGCCAGAATATTGAAGACATAGAGTATAGTGGTTATATCAAAGATGAGCTAAAAATCATAGATGAGGAGACAAGAACCTTTAAGATGAATTTTGGGGTTTCTTATAGAAATAAAGAAAGAGATTTTAGTTCAGAGTTTGTTGGTGTAGAAGAGCAAAGTACCAATACTATAAACCCACCTTCTATTGATAACTTGGGTAGTATCTTCCGTCAATCTAATTTTGATGCTGGTCTTTTAGAAATTAACCTTTTAGGGTCTAACGCAAATGGGGAAAGAAAAGATTTGTACTTAGGTACTTTAGATTCAAAGGCCGCATTCTTTGCTTTTAACGTGGGACTTGATAAATGGAATTTTGACGCTGGTATCCGATACCAAAATGATGAGATAAATGTAACCTATGACATTGGTAACCTTTCACCTAGAACAGGAGAAAGTAATCAAGATTATAGTAATTTCTATCCTAGTTTAAATATTAAGTATACTTTAAATGAGCTTCATGCATTACGTTTAGCAGTTAGCCGTACGATTACATTACCTGAGTTCAAGGAAATTGCACCATTCAGTTATGTGTCGCCTACAGGGCAGATTAGCCGTGGTAACCCAGATTTAATAGCTTCTAAAGATATCAACCTTGATCTTAAATGGGAGTATTTCCCTTCTGCTGGTCAATTGGTTTCTGTTGCTGCTTTCTATAAAGATATTTCCGATCCAATAAACAGAGTTAGGGAAACAGGCTCTGCCGGTATTTTCTCTTATTTCAACTCTGGTGAGAAAGCTGAAATTTTTGGTCTTGAAGCCGAAACAAAGTTAGACTTGGTGAAGCCAATATTTAATGATGACGACGGTTCAGAATCTGGATATGACCTTAATATGGTTCTTAACGTAACACGCATGTGGCACCAACAGGATCTTAAGGAAATATATAACGAAAACGGTACACTCGTAAGAAGTTTTCAATATAAAGGAATTACGGAGTCTGACCTGCAGGGTGCATCTGATTGGATTTTTAATACAAGTCTAAATTTTGAGGCCGCTACTGAAAATCCTTTTGCAGCTTCACTTACAGCCAATTACGCTTCCGATAAAATTTATTCTTTAGGAGTACCTACAGATCAGACCAACCGAGATATTTTTTATGATGATGCAGTTGTAGAAAAAGGATTTGTTGTTCTAAACGCCCTTATAAGTAAAGAGATAGGGGAGCATTTAAAGATTAGCCTTACGGGTCAAAACCTTTTAAACCCAAAAATTGAACAAACCCAGCTGGTGCGCAACCCAGTTACTGAAATTGAAACAGAACAGACTGTGCTTTCTTATACTACTGGTATGGATATTAGCCTAGGTCTTAGCTATAAATTTTAA
- a CDS encoding autotransporter outer membrane beta-barrel domain-containing protein, with product MKLKTRNFVKVLAMVAAITFASCSSDDNAPDDGPDATVPTCTDGIQNGDETGIDCGGACAACEATEEGTTLTGTLTEERTLDATKTYDLEKSYSIEAGGKLIIPAGTVINATVESGDETETFIVVQKGGEIDVQGTAAAPVTMQSTGGQPGEWGGLVILGDATTTAGVDATAEVSNFKYGGSADDDNSGSITYLIIKHAGAQINAESQYNGLTLYAVGSGTTIDNVAMIDGEDDGVEFFGGTVSASNLYFENNQDDSIDWTEGWNGTVTNAYVLHTEEGFSTAVEADKDNGNPKLINFTAVSTVGGTALQFKATSGATITGLSLSGYDTSIDMKDDGPLANVIIEGEDGDPENSYNANATVDVAIFDWVNADAVVGGSSILTGNITSDLTLDASISYLLTTSLSVESGATLTIPAGTKISAQVESGDETETFIVVQKGAMIMVEGTEAAPVVMTSTNGNPGDWGGLVILGDATTTAGVNATAEVSNFEYGGTDDEDNSGEISYLIIENAGAQINAESQYNGLTLYAVGSGTTIDNVAMIDGDDDGVEFFGGTVSASNLYFENNQDDSIDWTEGWNGTVTTSYVVHSKEGFSTAVEADKANGNPKLIDFTAVSTVGGTALQFKATSGATLTNVSLTGYDTNVDMKDAGPLANVIVDETALTTAEDDVFNGTAVDVAIFDWATK from the coding sequence ATGAAATTGAAAACGAGAAACTTTGTAAAAGTTTTGGCAATGGTAGCCGCCATTACCTTTGCAAGTTGTAGTAGCGATGACAATGCTCCGGACGATGGACCTGATGCAACTGTACCTACTTGTACCGATGGAATTCAGAACGGTGATGAAACGGGTATTGACTGTGGTGGTGCTTGTGCAGCATGTGAGGCAACTGAAGAAGGAACTACTCTAACGGGAACATTAACAGAAGAGAGAACTCTAGATGCTACCAAGACCTATGATTTAGAAAAAAGCTATAGTATTGAAGCTGGTGGTAAATTAATTATTCCTGCAGGAACGGTAATTAACGCTACAGTTGAGTCTGGTGATGAAACTGAAACTTTTATCGTTGTTCAGAAAGGTGGTGAGATTGATGTTCAAGGTACAGCTGCTGCGCCGGTAACAATGCAATCTACAGGTGGCCAGCCAGGTGAGTGGGGTGGACTTGTTATTTTGGGAGATGCTACTACAACAGCTGGTGTAGATGCAACTGCTGAGGTAAGTAACTTTAAATATGGTGGTTCTGCTGATGATGATAACTCAGGTTCTATTACATACTTGATCATTAAGCACGCTGGTGCACAAATTAATGCTGAGTCTCAGTACAACGGTCTTACACTTTATGCTGTAGGTTCTGGAACAACTATTGACAATGTTGCAATGATAGATGGTGAGGATGATGGTGTTGAGTTCTTTGGTGGAACGGTTTCAGCATCCAACCTTTACTTTGAGAACAACCAAGATGATTCTATTGACTGGACAGAAGGTTGGAACGGTACGGTTACAAACGCATATGTTTTACATACAGAAGAAGGTTTCTCTACTGCTGTTGAAGCAGATAAGGATAATGGTAACCCTAAGTTGATAAACTTTACTGCTGTTTCAACTGTTGGTGGTACTGCTTTACAGTTCAAAGCTACTTCTGGTGCTACGATCACTGGTCTTTCTTTAAGCGGTTACGATACTTCAATAGATATGAAAGATGATGGTCCTTTGGCCAATGTAATTATCGAAGGTGAAGACGGTGATCCAGAAAACAGCTATAATGCTAATGCAACTGTTGATGTTGCCATATTTGACTGGGTTAATGCAGATGCCGTTGTAGGTGGAAGTAGTATTCTAACAGGAAACATAACTAGCGACCTTACATTGGACGCTTCTATTAGCTATCTTTTAACTACAAGCTTAAGTGTTGAGTCTGGTGCTACGCTAACTATTCCTGCTGGAACTAAAATCAGTGCTCAGGTTGAGTCTGGTGATGAGACTGAAACTTTTATCGTTGTTCAAAAAGGAGCTATGATTATGGTTGAGGGTACTGAAGCTGCCCCGGTTGTTATGACTTCTACAAACGGTAACCCTGGTGATTGGGGTGGACTTGTTATTTTAGGAGATGCTACTACTACTGCTGGTGTAAATGCTACTGCAGAAGTAAGCAACTTTGAATATGGTGGAACCGATGATGAAGATAATTCAGGGGAGATAAGCTATTTAATTATTGAGAATGCCGGAGCACAAATCAATGCTGAGTCTCAGTACAACGGTCTTACACTTTACGCTGTAGGTTCTGGAACTACTATTGACAATGTTGCCATGATCGATGGTGATGATGACGGTGTTGAGTTCTTTGGTGGAACGGTCTCTGCTTCTAACCTTTACTTTGAGAACAACCAAGATGATTCTATTGACTGGACAGAAGGTTGGAACGGTACAGTAACTACTTCTTATGTTGTTCATAGTAAAGAAGGATTTTCTACTGCTGTTGAAGCAGATAAGGCAAATGGCAACCCAAAATTGATTGACTTTACAGCTGTTTCAACTGTTGGTGGTACGGCACTTCAATTTAAAGCGACTTCTGGTGCAACTTTAACTAACGTTAGCCTTACAGGTTACGATACTAACGTTGATATGAAGGATGCAGGACCTCTTGCAAACGTAATTGTTGATGAAACAGCTCTTACTACTGCTGAAGATGATGTTTTCAACGGTACTGCTGTTGATGTTGCAATTTTTGATTGGGCTACTAAATAA